Below is a genomic region from Ferribacterium limneticum.
GTCATGCACGTCTCGTCGTTTTCCAAATGCCTGGCCCCAGGCTACCGAATCGGCTGGGTGGCGGCCGGGCGCCATGTCGAGCTGATCCGCCGGCAAAAACTGACGACCAGTCTGGCCACCAGCGCGCCGATCCAGGCTGCATTGGCGATCTACCTCAAGCAAGGCGGCTACGACAAACACCTGCGGCAGTTGCGCAGCAAACTGGCCGCGCAGGAAGCCCGCCTGATCGAATGGGTAGCGCGCTATTTCCCGGCCGGCACCCGGGTATCGCGCCCGCAAGGCGGCTATTTCCTGTGGCTCGAACTGCCTGCCGGCTGCGATGCGCTCACCGTCCACGAGCAGGCTCTGGCCCACGACATCAGCACGGCGCCGGGCCCGATCTTCTCGGCCAAGCGTGAATACAGACACTTTCTCCGGCTCAACTTCGGCCACCCGGAAGACGCACGCCAGGAAGCCGCCATCGAACAGCTTGGACAACTGATCGATCATCAGCTCGCCAACTCATCTGTTCCTATTAAAAACACGACAATCTGAATCTGTTCCTGTTTTTGCGCCGGTGATCTACTCCCCGCTCATCATCATCGAGTGGGAAAAGCCGCATGAGCCAGGTCGTCAGCAAGGTACGCGCCGCCAAATTGGAGTTGTACCGCAAGCAGGGAAAAATCCACGCCAAGGCTGTTGACGGCCGTTTCAACCGGCTCCGCTGGCTCATGGTCTGGCTGACCCAGGGCATTTTCTACGGCATGTGCTGGCTGCCTTGGGAAGTCTCCGGTCAACTGCGCCAGGCCGTGCTTTTCGACATCGCCCATGAAAAACTCTACCTGTTCGGCCTGGTCCTCTGGCCGCAGGATGCCCTGCTGCTTGCCCTCGTGCTGCTCATTGCGGCCACCGGATTGTTTCTGGTCACGGCGCTGGCCGGCCGGCTGTTCTGCGGCTTCGCCTGCCCGCAAACGGTGTACACGAGCATTTTTGTCTGGATCGAAGGCAAGATCGAAGGCGACCATCTGGCCCGCCTGCAACTGGACCAAGGGCCTTTGACCGTCAAAAAAGTGGTGCTCAAGGGCAGCAAGCACCTGATCTGGTTGCTCATCGCGGGCTGGACGGCGATCACCTTCGTCGGCTACTTCACACCGATCCGCGAATTGCTGCCCAGCCTGCCGGGCTGGAACGTCGGTCCGTGGGAGGGCTTCTGGCTGATCTTCTATGCCGCCTTCACTTACGTCCAGGCCGGGCTGGCCCGCGAGGCCGTCTGCCAGCACATGTGCCCTTACTCGCGCTTCCAGGGCGTCATGTTCGATCCGGCCACGCGCTCGGTCAGCTACGACCAACCGCGCGGCGAACCGCGGCGGGCTGCCGGCGATGCCAAGGCCGGCGACTGCATCGATTGCGGCATCTGCGTCCAGGTCTGCCCGACCGGCATCGACATCCGCGACGGCCTGCAATACGAGTGCATCAACTGTGGCCTGTGCATTGACGCCTGCGACCAGGTGATGACGCGGATCGGCAGCCCGACCGGCCTCATCCGCTTTGCCCCGGAAGCATCGTCGGCCGGCGCCAGGCAAGGTCGGTGGTATCAGCGGCCGCGCGTGGCACTCTACGCCCTGCTCCTGCTGGGTTTTTGCGCCCTTGGCTTGTGGACGCTCAGCCAGCGTTCCCTGTTGCGTGTCGATATCCTGCGCGACCGCAATGTCCTTTCCCGCGAAACAGCTGACGGCCGAATCGAGAACGCCTACCAGCTACAGATCATGAACCTCACGGAAATGCCCCAGCAATATCAGGTCAGCCTCGATGCTGGCAGCCCGTTCAACATCGTTGGCGAGCGCACGATCCAGGTCGGCGCCGGCAGCATCGTTCCTTTCCAACTCACGCTGTCGGCCGGCGCAGAAGCCCTGCCCGCTGGCACCCACTCCGTCGCCTTCCTCATTGCTTCCGGGGAGATGCATACCCGCGAAAGCAGCACCTTCCGAATGCCCTGAGATGGCGCTCCGCAATCCCCTCGACACCGCGCATGTCTATAAGCACATAACCAATTCGTCATTCCCGCCAGCGGGCATCGGTCGGAAAATGAGGCCATAAAATTTTTCCAAGGTTTCATCATGGCCAAGACCCTGATCGTTCCCGGCCTGCGCAACAGCGGGCCGACCCACTGGCAAAGCTGGTTTGAAACCCAGTTGCCCGATACCCATCGGGTTGAACAGGCCGACTGGGAACGCACCTGCCTTTCCGACTGGGCGGCACGCGTCCGCGAAGAAATCGATGCCATTGGCGAAGCGGTATGGATTGTTGCCCACAGCTTCGGCTGCCTGGCCACCGTTACCGCCGCTTTCGAGCGCCAGGACCGCATTCTGGGCGCCTTGCTCGTCGCCCCTGCCGACCCGCATCGCTTCGGCGAGCCGACCGTCCTGCTCGAAGAAAAATTGCAATTCCCGAGCCTGGTCGTCGCCAGCACCAACGACCCCTGGGTCAAGGCCAGCGTCGCGGAATACTGGGCCGGGCAATGGGGCAGCGCGCATCTCAACATCGGGGAAGCCGGCCATATCAACGTCGACTCGGGGCATGGCCCCTGGCCTGAAGGTCTCCGTCTGTTCGAGTTGTTGCGCGCCGACAAAATTCTATAGATGAAAATCTGATAAGCATTGAACAATTCATTCTTTTTGATTGTTAGGCAACTCCCTAAACTGGCCCCATCGATCTTCTCTTCCGGAGTTTCCGCATGTTCAAATTTGGCCTGTTTTTCGGGTTGACCGTAGTAATCGGCCTGGGCAGCGCTTTTGGCCAGATCTATCTGAAGAAATAACATGGCCAACAACTGGAGCGAAAAGGAAATCGAGCTGACTGCCCACCGCTTCAAGGCGGTCGCTCACCCTCTCCGTCTCGGCATCGTCTGTCTGCTGGCGCAAGGCGAACGGACGGTCGGCGATATCTGCAACGAACTGGGCACCACGCAGCCGAATATCTCGCAGCACCTCCTCCAGCTTCATAACCAGCACCTGCTCAAATCGCGCAAGGACGCCAACCGCGTTTACTACGCCATCGCTGATCAGCGGCTGAGCGTGATCATTGGCATGTTGCAGGAAATCTACTGCAACTGAGCGCCCTGCCCGTTTATTGGGCAGTCGATGTAAAACAGTTCTGCAACAGCGCCTTAGGCCATCAACCCCGAACCAGCCCCCAGGCTTATCCACAGGAAATGGGGATAAGCACTGGCAGGCAGGATGCCGACTTAGTGGGCAATCGGCTTGAAATCCGGATCGGCAAAATAGTCGGCGTATTTTTCCAGCGTGCCGATTACCTTCACGGCACCGTCGATGCGCTTGGCCTTCCTGAGCTTGCCGCTCATCTGTTCGGCCCCCTCCAGCAGTTCGGCAACGATCAGATGCAGTTGGGCATCCGCCTCGGGCGCCAGCTTGCAATTGCGGACGATGGCGGCGACCTCGTTCTCGACCACATGCGCCAACTTGCCATAGCCGGCATTCGATAATTTACCCTCATGGATAGCATGCAGCGAGGAATCGACGGACTGGCGGATATTCGCCATCGATTGCCGCAACTGGGCATCGGTTTGCCACTTATTCCCGTTGTCCAACTGCAGCGTCGCGGAGCTGCCGTGATGGTGCCCGTGGCTATCGTGTGCCGGTGTGGCCGCGCTGAGCGAGCCAGCGCTCAGGCCGAGGGACAGAATCAGCACACCTGCAATCGTTACCCGTTTTTTTGTCATGCATTCTCTCCGTTATTTTTAGCGCCACACAACGCAAGGGTGGAAGCTTAACGATGGCGCAATCTGCTCACTATGATCGAAAACAAAATCCGCTAACCGGCTCCCGATCCAGCCGAAAAAGGGCGAAAAAAAGCCGGCTTTTCTGCCGGCTTTTTGTTGATTGGCCACGGATCAGGCAGCCACTTTCCCCTTACCGCGGGCCAGACGACGCACGACAGCCAGCATCCGGTCGATTTCCTCGCAGGTGTTGTAGAACGCCAGCGACGGACGTACGGTGGCTTCGACGCCAAAGCGCCGCAGGATCGGCTGGGCACAGTGGTGGCCGGAGCGCACCGCGATGCCTTCCTCGTTGAGCGCCTTGCCGACTTCCTCGGTGGAGTAACCGGCGAGCACGAAGGACGCCACGCTCGCCTTGTCCGCCGCCGTGCCGATCAGGCGCACGCCGGGGATCGAGGCCAGGCCGCGCGTCGCATAGACCAGCAGATCGTGCTCGTAGCGGGCGATGTTTTCGATACCGATACGGTCCACGTAGTCGAGGGCCGCCCCGAGTCCCACCGCGTCGGCGATGTTTCCGGTACCGGCTTCGAACTTGTTCGGGGCGGGCTGGAACAGCGTCTTCTCGAAGGTGACGTCGGCGATCATGTTGCCGCCGCCCTGCCAGGGAGGCATCTGCTCGAGCAGCGCCTTCTTGCCGTAGACCACGCCAATGCCGGTCGGACCGAATATCTTGTGCCCGGAGAAGACGAAGAAATCGGCATCGAGCGCCTGCACATTGACTCGCAGGTGGGAAACCGACTGCGCCCCATCGACCAGCACCTTGGCGCCGGCGGCGTGGGCCATCTCGATCACCTGCTTGATCGGCGTCACGGTGCCCAGCGCGTTCGAGACTTGCGTCACCGAAACAAGCTTGGTCTTCGGGTTGAGCAGCTTCTGCAGTTCGTCGAGCTTGAGCTGGCCGCTATCATCGACCGGGATGACGCGAATCTTCGCCCCGGTTTGCTGGGCAAGCTGCTGCCAGGGCACGATGTTGGCGTGGTGTTCGAGCAGCGAGACGACGATCTCGTCGCCCTCGCCGATGTTCTGGACACCCCAGGTCTTGGCGACCAGGTTGATGGCTTCCGTCGCACCGCGCACGAAGATGATCTCGTCGGCCGAACCGGCGCCGAGGAAACGCTGCACCTTCTGCCGCGCCGCCTCGTAGGCATCGGTTGCCCGCGCCGCCAGTTCATGCGCCGCACGGTGAATGTTGGAATTCTCGTGGGCGTAGAAGTAGGCCAGACGGTCGATCACCGATTGCGGCTTCTGCGTCGTCGCGGCGTTGTCGAACCAGACCAGCGGTTTGCCGTTCACCCGTTCGTTGAGGATCGGGAAATCGCGGCGTACGGCATTGACGTCGAAGGCAGGCCTTGCCGTCGGGCCAGCTTCCGGCACCTTGGCCGCATCCAGAAAATAGAAATTGGCCGTTTTTTCCGGTTGACCGTGGGAGGCTGGCGGCTGGCGATCAGCCGCCAGTTCAGCCAGCAAGGACTTCAACTCGCCTTCGCCGGGCAGGCCGAAAGTCTGCGCGACAACGCGGTTTTCCGGCCTGGCCGGCACGCCACCCGACTGGGTGTAAGGGCCGGCCTCACCGAGGAAGTAGTACGGCGATCCGGGCGGGGAAACCGGCGCCTGATCGGCGAACTGGCTCGGCTGTTGAGGTGGACTGACGCCCGGCAGTGAGGCCGCGTAAGCCTCCGGAACGCCGAACTCGGTGCCACTACCGCCCACCGGATTGATCGGATCCGGCGCGATGGGCACCGGTGCGACGCTCGGACCGGACTGGATCAGGCTTGGTTCCGGCGCCGGCGCACTGCCCGCGCCTAGCGAAGTCGGCAGCGCTGGTTGTGCCAAATTCAACGACGGTTCGGGCGAACCCGGCAACAGCCGGAAAAATTCCGATGCAAGCCGTCCAAGCGTGGCCTCGTCCTGGAGTCCGGACGGCAAACCACCGCCCAGCCCCTCGACGCCATTACTTGTAGGTGTCGGGATATTCATGGTACTTGCCGATCTCCACATCTTCGAGGACTGCGATTGCATCGGGCACCAGCACGGCCAGCGAGCAATACAGCGAAATCAGGTAGGACGCGATGGCGTTGCGGTTGATGCCCATGAAGCGCACCGACAGGCCCGGACTTTGTTCGCCGGCCAGCCCGGGCTGGAACAGGCCGACCACGCCCTGACGCTTTTCGCCGACGCGCAGCAGGATGATGCTGGTCTTGCCGCCATCAACCGGCAGCTTGTCCGACGGGATCAGAGGAATGCCGCGCCAGGTCAGGAACTGGGCGCCGAACAGCGACACGGTCGGCGGCGGCACGCCACGCCGGGTGCATTCGCGGCCGAAGGCGGCGATGGCCAGCGGGTGGGCCAGGAAGAAGGCCGGTTCTTTCCAGACCTTGGTCAGCAGGTCGTCGAGGTCGTCCGGCGTCGGGGCGCCGGTCAGCGTCGAGATGCGCTGCTCGTCGGCGATATTGGCCAGCAGGCCGTAATCCGGGTTGTTTATGAGCTCGGATTCCTGACGTTCCTTGATGGTCTCGATGGTCAGGCGCAACTGTTCCTTGATCTGGTCGTGCGGGCTGCTGTACAGATCGGATATGCGGGTATGCACGTCGAGGATGGTGGTGACGGCATTGAGGAAGTATTCGCGCGGCTGTTCGTCGTAATCGACGTAGGTCTGCGGCAGCTCGGACTCATCGCGTTGCGAGCAGGCGACGCGGACGTCACGCGGATTCTTGACGGTATTCAGGCGATAGATACCGGCTTCGACCGGCAGCCACTGCAGCAGGTGCACCAGCCAGCGCGGGCTGATGGTCGACAGTTGTGCCGTGGTTTTGGTCGCATTGGCTAGTTGCCGGGCGGCGACATCGCTCAGGGCGGTCGCTTCGGGGTGTTGGGCCATGTGGAGCTCTCCTTAGATCAGGAATAAAAATGTTTATAAGAAATTCAGATAAGCATTGTCGAAAGCCGGGGCCCCTGCTTCAACATGCTATAGCCATCAAAACGAGCTTCAGGCCGCCTTTTGCTCGCAATGAAAGAACAGGCGGGACAGGCTGATACCCAAGGCACCAGCCAGTTTTCCCGCCGTTTCCAGAGAGGGAATCACCTTCCCCCGCTCGACTTCGCCCAGATAGGAGCGATTCAGGTCAGCCTTTTCAGCCAGCAACTCCTGCGACCAGCCGCGCAGTTCCCGGAAATGCCGAACCGCGCGGCCGAAGCTGTTGACCAGATCGTTCACTGGGCAACCCTCCCTGCCCCGCCTGGCTCGTGCTGCAAGCTGGCTTGCGAGACATGACTGCCCGGAGGAACGCTGCGCGTCAGCCAGACATTGCCGCCAATGCTCGAGCCACGACCGATGGTGATGCGCCCGAGGATGGTGGCGCCGGCATAGACAACCACCTCGTCTTCGAGAATCGGGTGGCGTGGCGCTCCTTTTTCCAGGCCTCCGCTTTCATCCTGCGTAAAGCGTTTGGCCCCCAGCGTCACCGCCTGATAGAGGCGGACATTTCGGCCAATGATGGTCGTTTCGCCAATGACGACGCCCGTTCCATGGTCAACGAAAAAGCCGGGGCCAATCTGCGCACCGGGATGAATATCGATGCCGGTGATCGAGTGGGCGATTTCCGAAATGATGCGGGCAACCAGCGGCACGCCCAGCGCGTACAAGGCATGCGCCAGCCGGTAATGGATGACGGCCAGGATGCCCGGATAGCAGAGCAACACCTCATCGACGCTGCGGGCTGCTGGATCGCCAAGATAGGCAGCCTCGACATCGGCATCGAGCAGGCCGCGCAAGGCGGGCAACTGCTTGGCGAAGGCCTTGACGATCTCGGCCGCCTGGGCCTCGACATCGTTCTTTTCCTCGCAGGCCAAACGGCTGTTGTAGCCCAGTTCGAGCTGAACCTGCTGAAACAGCGAATTCAGCGCCGTGTCCAGCGTATGGCCGACGTAAAAGTCCTCGCCTTCCTGATGCAGATCGGCCGGCCCGAGGCGCATCGGGAACAGCGCCCCGCACAGCGCCTCGGCGATTTCCTTGAGTGCCTCGCGGGACGGGAATTCGCGGACGGCGAATTCCCGGCTCCGCTGCTGCGCCGCCCGCCACGAATCGCGGGCCGCATGCAGTTCGGCGACGATCTCCTTGACGCCCCAGCCGCCAACCTGCTCGTAGGCCAGGGACGAGTTGGCGACCGGGTGTCTCATGCGGCCAGCCCGGCTTCGTTGAACAGGCCTTCGAACAGGATGGAGCTCAGATAACGCTCGCCGGAGTCGGGCAGGATGACGACAATCGTCTTGCCGGCGTTTTCCGGCTTCTGCGCCAGACGAGCCGCTGCGGCAACGGCAGCACCGCTGGAAATCCCGGAGATGATACCCTCCTCCTTGGCCAGACGGCGGGCAAAAAGCACGGCATCCTCATTGGAAACCTGCTCGACGGCATCGACCAGCGACAGGTCGAGTACGCCCGGCACAAAACCGGCACCAATACCCTGGATCTTGTGCGGCCCTGGCTTGATCGGCTCACCGGCCTTGGCCTGGGTCAGCACCGGGCTGGCGGTCGGCTCGACGGCCACCGACTGGATAAGCTTTCCCTTGGTGCCCTTGATGTAGCGCGAAACGCCGGTGATCGTGCCGCCGGTACCGACGCCGGAAACCAGAATGTCGATGGCGCCGTCGGTGTCTTCCCAGATTTCCGGGCCGGTGGTCAGTTCGTGGATCGCCGGATTGGCCGGGTTCTTGAACTGCTGCAGCAGCACGTACTTGGCATCGGAAGCCGCGATTTCCTCGGCCTTGGCAATGGCGCCGCCCATCCCCTTGGCTCCTTCGGTCAGCACCAGTTTGGCGCCAAACGCAGTGAGCAGTTTGCGCCGTTCGATGCTCATCGTTTCCGGCATGGTCAGGGTCAGCGGAATACCCTTGGCAGCGGCAACGAAGGCCAGTGCAATACCGGTGTTGCCTGATGTCGGCTCGACCAGTTCCTTGCCCGGGCCGAGCAGGCCACGTTGTTCGGCATCGTTGATCAGCGCCGCACCGATCCGGCACTTGACCGAATAGGCCGGATTGCGACCTTCGATCTTGGCCAGCACGGTGGCCTTGGCACCATCGATGACGCGATTGAGCTTGATCAGCGGCGTGCGGCCGATCGACTGCGAGTTATCGGCAAAAATCTTGGACATGCTGTTTTCTCCCTGAAAATTGATGAATCAGTCCTGAATCCACGGCAGGCCGGCGCTGCGCCAGCCATTGAAGGCACCGCGGCGCTGCTGCTCGTCGAGATCGCCCTCGAAACCTTCGAGAATGTTGAATACGTTCTTGAAGCCCCCCTTGGCCGCGGCTTCGGCCGCTGCTGCCGAACGCTTGCCACTGCGACAGAGCAGCAGCACGACTTCATCCTTGCCAGCCTTGCTTTCCAGTTCCTTGACGAAACGCGGATTGCGCGACAGCGACAGGCCGGTCATCCAGGCGACGTGCTTGGTTTCCGGCACATGGCCGACGAACTTGCGCTCTTCGGCGGTGCGGACGTCGATCAACACCGCTTCGCCCGACTGAAACAGCACCCAGGCATCCTGTGGCGTCACGCTGCCGGCGTACGGCAGGTTGTCGGCAGCCGCCTGTTGGCGCGCCAGCTCAAGGATCGGCGAAGCGCCGCCGGCATTGCCGCTTTCGGCAAACAATGGCGACACCTGGGCAGACGATTGAGTGTCGGCAACTGCGTCGATAACTGCATCGGTCATGGCGATTCCTTTCGCTTTCGGCCAGCCTGAACAACCGGCTTCATGGGTATTGGGGGTCACTGAAAAAGGCTCAGTGATGTCTGTAGCCACCAATTTATTCCCCGTCGTTCATGCCCAGAACGAATAAAAATGCAGATCGATATAACGATCGCCGTAATAAGGATGTTGGCTATAAGCACCAGACGAGCGCGACTCGTAATACACGCCCCAAGGGCCCCGAAGGCATATCGAAATAGCCAGAAATTCTTTGTCGACCGCAGCAAGTCACCGCAGAATTACCCAACACCGCCGGATTTAATCGATAACTTGCCAGGGCGGACGACAAATACTGGCTAAAGCGTCGCTCGCTCCAGCACTCTCCGGGAGCCGGCCTCGCCGGACATACCGGAGAGCAAGGAGCAACAAAATGGTTTTGACCCTCGAACTGCCGGTCCGCCCGGCCACCAGCGATCTCTTCAGCAACCTGTTCGCCAGCTATGAAAGCCGCTTCGGCGCGCTACCGGCATGGCTGGATGAACTCTCCCGCAGCGATGCCAAATCCCTGTTGCGCCAGGCCCTGCGCCGCGGCGCCCCGCTCGCCCCGGCTGATCTGCCCTACTGAGTGAACCAGAGGCGCCCCGTGCCTCAACGGGGCGCCAACTTTCCAGGCAATGTCCGCCAGCACGCTGCTCAGTTGCCCTAGGCTGCGCTTGCTGAAAACCACCGGCACCGACATGTCGTCAGCGCCCCGCCGAACCTTGCGGGCCAGCCCGTGACTGATCTGATCGACCATCACCACGACCACCCGCGTATCAACCGGAATGGAACGATGGCACTCGCCCGGCTTGCGCCCGCTCCAATGACGAACCGGCTCGTAGCCCTGCCCGGCCAGATAGTCCCGAAACGAATCGACACGATCACCACCAACGATCAATGCAGCCATGACGCACCTCCTGTCTGTTTACACGCTCAATCTAGCCAGACCGGCACAGGCGAGGAACGACGTAGTTATTCCTTGCAAATGGGCTGGCTGGCTATAAGCATCTGCAAGAATCCGCCACCCTCATGGCCGGACAAAAAAAGGCCCGCAACCGGGACGGAGCGGGCCTAAACGCAAGCGCGTGATGGAGAGAGAGATGAGTCGCACGAGACGAATGCAAAGCAGGATTGAAGATACGGCAGCCGATCCGCCACGAAAACGAATTAGATTGAATAAGAAAACAAGGGCGACGGCGTGATCTTATTCAGCAATAGCACGTGGCGGGTTATTCGGATGCACCTTGTCGCAGAGCAGGTCGGGCTTGGCTTTGAGGTACGCCTGATTTTTTGAAACGTTCGTCGCGGCTGTGCATGCTGTGGTGGCCGCCAGCACCCCGGCGCCTAGATCTGCCGAGAAGCACGGTTTTCCCACCGGGAAAACCGGATAATGGCGGCCAATTCGTTTTGAACGCTATTTTTGGATTCCCGCATGGAAATTAAGGTCAATTTTCTCGACAAGCTTCGTCTTGAAGCCAAGTTCGATGACTTCACGGTCATCGCCGACCAGCCTATCCGCTACAAGGGCGATGGCTCGGCGCCGGGGCCGTTCGATTACTTTCTGGCTTCGTCGGCCTTGTGTGCGGCTTACTTCGTGAAGTTGTACTGCGACACGCGCAATATTCCGACCGAAAACATCCGCCTGTCGCAGAACAACATCGTTGATCCGGAAAACCGCTACCGGCAGATTTTCAAGATCCAGGTCGAGTTGCCGGCGGATATCTCGGCCAAGGATCGGCAGGGCATTTTGCGCTCCATCGACCGTTGTACGGTGAAAAAGGTCGTGCAAACCGGGCCCGAGTTCGTGATCGAGGAAGTGGAAAATCTGGATGCCGATGCGCAGGCTTTGCTAACGCTGAATCCGGGTTCGGAAGCGAGCACCTATATCGCCGGCAAGGATCTGCCGCTCGAGCAAACCATCGCCAACATGTCCGGCCTTTTGGCGGGCTTGGGCATGAAGATTGAAATCGCTTCCTGGCGCAATCTGGTGCCCAACGTCTGGTCGCTGCATATCCGCGATGCGCACTCGCCGATGTGTTTTACCAATGGCAAGGGCGCGACCAAGGAAAGCGCCTTGGCGTCGGCGTTGGGTGAATTCATCGAGCGGGCGAATTGCAATCACTTCTACAACGACCAGTTCTGGGGCGAAGACATCGCCAACGCGGCGTTCGTGCATTACCCGAACGAGCGCTGGTTCAAGCCGGGCCGCAAGAATGCGCTGCCGGCCGGGATTCTCGATGAATACTGCCGGGAGATTTACAACCCCGATGGCGAGTTGCGCGGCTCACATCTTTACGACACCAACTCCGGCAATACCGGGCGCGGCATCTGCACGCTGCCCTATGTCCGCCAGTCGGACGGCGAAACGGTGTATTTCCCGACCAACCTGATCGACAACCTGTTCCTGAGCAACGGCATGAGTGCCGGCAACACGCTGGCCGAAGCGCAGGTGCAATGCCTGTCGGAAATCTTCGAGCGCGCGGTCAAGCGCGAAATCCTCGAAGGCGAAATCGCCCTGCCGGACGTACCGCAGGACGTGCTGGCGAAGTACCCCGGCATCCAGGCCGGCATCGAGGAACTGGAAAAACAGGGTTTTCCGGTACTGGTCAAGGATGCGTCGCTGGGCGGGGAGTTTCCGGTCATGTGCGTCACCTTGATGAACCCGCGCACTGGCGGCGTGTTTGCCTCGTTCGGCGCGCACCCGAGCCTGGAGGTGGCGCTGGAACGCAGCCTGACCGAGCTGCTGCAGGGGCGCAGTTTTGAAGGCCTGAACGATTTGCCGCGGCCGACCTTCGAGAGCAACGCCGTCACCGAGCCGAACAATTTTGTTGAACACTTCATCGATTCCAGCGGCGTGGTGTCGTGGCGCTTTTTCAGCGCCAAGGCCGACTACGAATTTGTCGAGTGGGATTTTTCCGGCCAGGGTGAAAACTCCAATGCCGACGAGGCCGCCGCCTTGTTCGGGATTCTCGAAAACATGGGCAAGCAAGTGTACATGGCGGTTTATGACCAGCTCGGCGCGACCGCCTGCCGCATCCTGGTGCCCGGTTATTCGGAAATCTACCCGGTGGAAGACCTGATCTGGGACAACACCAACAAGGCGCTGGCCTTCCGCGCCGACATCCTCAACCTGCATCACCTCGACGACGCCGGCCTGGAGGCCTTGCTCGAACGTCTGGAAGACAGCGAACTCGACGATTACACCGACATCATCACCTTGATCGGCGTCGAGTTTGACGAGAACACGGACTGGGGTCAGCTGACCATTCTCGAGTTGAAGCTGCTGATCAATCTCGCCTTGCAGCAATTCGAAGCGGCGCACGAGCTGGTGGGAACCTTCCTGCAATACAACGAAAACACGGTCGAGCGCGGCTTGTTCTATCAGGCCTTGAATGTGGTGCTCGAGGTGCTGCTCGACGACGAGCTGGAACTGGACGATTACGTGGTCAATTTCCGCCGCATGTTTGGCAACCC
It encodes:
- a CDS encoding rhodanese-like domain-containing protein is translated as MTDAVIDAVADTQSSAQVSPLFAESGNAGGASPILELARQQAAADNLPYAGSVTPQDAWVLFQSGEAVLIDVRTAEERKFVGHVPETKHVAWMTGLSLSRNPRFVKELESKAGKDEVVLLLCRSGKRSAAAAEAAAKGGFKNVFNILEGFEGDLDEQQRRGAFNGWRSAGLPWIQD
- a CDS encoding DUF2325 domain-containing protein, which produces MAALIVGGDRVDSFRDYLAGQGYEPVRHWSGRKPGECHRSIPVDTRVVVVMVDQISHGLARKVRRGADDMSVPVVFSKRSLGQLSSVLADIAWKVGAPLRHGAPLVHSVGQISRGERGAAAQGLAQQGFGIAAGEFIQPCR
- a CDS encoding OsmC domain/YcaO domain-containing protein — encoded protein: MEIKVNFLDKLRLEAKFDDFTVIADQPIRYKGDGSAPGPFDYFLASSALCAAYFVKLYCDTRNIPTENIRLSQNNIVDPENRYRQIFKIQVELPADISAKDRQGILRSIDRCTVKKVVQTGPEFVIEEVENLDADAQALLTLNPGSEASTYIAGKDLPLEQTIANMSGLLAGLGMKIEIASWRNLVPNVWSLHIRDAHSPMCFTNGKGATKESALASALGEFIERANCNHFYNDQFWGEDIANAAFVHYPNERWFKPGRKNALPAGILDEYCREIYNPDGELRGSHLYDTNSGNTGRGICTLPYVRQSDGETVYFPTNLIDNLFLSNGMSAGNTLAEAQVQCLSEIFERAVKREILEGEIALPDVPQDVLAKYPGIQAGIEELEKQGFPVLVKDASLGGEFPVMCVTLMNPRTGGVFASFGAHPSLEVALERSLTELLQGRSFEGLNDLPRPTFESNAVTEPNNFVEHFIDSSGVVSWRFFSAKADYEFVEWDFSGQGENSNADEAAALFGILENMGKQVYMAVYDQLGATACRILVPGYSEIYPVEDLIWDNTNKALAFRADILNLHHLDDAGLEALLERLEDSELDDYTDIITLIGVEFDENTDWGQLTILELKLLINLALQQFEAAHELVGTFLQYNENTVERGLFYQALNVVLEVLLDDELELDDYVVNFRRMFGNPRMDAVLGSVDGSVRFFGLTPTSLKLEGLDRHQRLIDSYKKLHMARANVADGALKKHS